A window of the Fusarium poae strain DAOMC 252244 chromosome 3, whole genome shotgun sequence genome harbors these coding sequences:
- the KLP1 gene encoding Kinesin heavy chain (BUSCO:5804at5125), which yields MSSANSIKVVARFRPQNKVELESGGKPIVAFNGEDTCSINSKDAQGSFTFDRVFDMGCKQQDIFDFSIRSTVDDILNGYNGTVFAYGQTGAGKSYTMMGTNIDDDEGRGVIPRIVEQIFASIMSSPGTIEYTVRVSYMEIYMERIRDLLQPQNDNLPVHEEKNRGVYVKDLLEIYVSSVQEVYEVMRRGGNARAVAATNMNQESSRSHSIFVITITQKNVETGSAKSGQLFLVDLAGSEKVGKTGASGQTLEEAKKINKSLSALGMVINALTDGKSSHIPYRDSKLTRILQESLGGNSRTTLIINCSPSSYNDVETLGTLRFGMRAKSIKNKAKVNAELSPAELKSLLKKAQGQVTNFESYISNLEGEIQLWRSGEAVPKEKWATPVASTDVVARTKADARTSTRPSTPSLISDSRSETPAISERAGTPSLPLDKDEREEFLRRENELQDQISEKESQTVAAEKQLRETKEELAYLKDHDSKVGKENEKLTTEVNEFKMQLERLTFESKEAQITMDALKEANSELTTELDDMKQQLLDVKMSAKENGAALDEKEKRKAEKMAKMMAGFDLGGDVFSENERHIAETIEKVDSLHELSATGDNIAPDEFKALRARLVETQGIVRQAELSMYSTTSSDADSRRRQELETRLEAVQAEYEEILTRNLGPEDVEEVKARLENAFANRQTAQSAFVDELKADIAQKAAENTRMKTLIDDLQQRVKAGATAPMANGKTIQQQIAEFDVMKKSLMRDLQNRCERVVELEISLDETREQYNNVLRSSNNRAQQKKMAFLERNLEQLTQVQRQLVEQNSALKKEVAIAERKLIARNERIQSLESLLQDSQEKMAAANHKFEVQLAAVKERLELAKAGSTRGLNSPGGFSFANAGSRIAKPLRGGGGSNDAAPIPTIQNLQGQNEGNTSSGSSSKRASWFFTKS from the exons ATGTCGTCCGCAAATAGTATCAAGGTTGTCGCCAGGTTCCGACCTCAGAACAAGGTCGAGCTTGAGTCGGGCGGAAAGCCCATCGTCGCTTTCAATGGCGAAGACACCTGTAGTATTAAC TCCAAGGATGCGCAAGGCAGCTTCACCTTTGACCGAGTCTTTGACATGGGATGTAAACAGCAAGACATCTTCGACTTTTCTATCCGATCCACCGTCGACGACATTCTCAATGGATACAACGGTACAGTTTTCGCTTACGGCCAGACCGGTGCCGGTAAGTCTTATACCATGATGGGTACCAAcatcgacgacgacgagggcCGAGGTGTAATTCCCCGTATCGTTGAGCAAATCTTTGCCAGCATCATGTCGAGCCCCGGCACTATCGAGTACACGGTCCGAGTCAGCTATATGGAAATTTACATGGAGAGGATTCGAGATTTGCTCCAACCCCAGAACGACAACTTGCCCGTTCACGAGGAGAAGAACCGCGGTGTCTACGTCAAGGATCTTTTAGAAATCTATGTCTCTAGCGTTCAGGAAGTGTACGAAGTCATGAGGAGAGGTGGAAATGCCCGAGCAGTCGCTGCCACCAACATGAACCAGGAATCTTCGCGATCGCACTCTATTTTCGTCATCACCATTACACAAAAGAATGTCGAGACCGGATCAGCGAAGAGCGGACAGCTGTTCCTTGTTGATTTGGCTGGTAGTGAAAAGGTTGGCAAGACCGGTGCCAGTGGACAGACCCTCGAAGAAGCCaaaaagatcaacaagagttTGAGTGCTCTAGGAATGGTCATCAACGCCTTGACTGATGGCAAATCCTCACATATCCCTTATCGAGACTCCAAGTTGACCCGTATTCTTCAAGAATCCCTTGGTGGTAACAGTCGGACAACTCTTATCATCAACTGTTCCCCCAGTAGTTACAACGATGTCGAAACTTTAGGCACGTTGCGATTCGGTATGCGAGCCAAGtctatcaagaacaaggccaaggtcaaCGCCGAGCTTAGCCCTGCTGAACTCAAGTCTCTGCTTAAGAAAGCGCAGGGACAGGTCACCAATTTCGAGAGCTACATCTCTAACCTCGAGGGCGAGATTCAGCTGTGGCGTTCCGGTGAAGCAGTGCCCAAGGAGAAATGGGCCACACCCGTTGCTTCTACCGATGTCGTCGCTAGAACCAAGGCCGACGCTAGGACGTCCACCAGACCTTCTACTCCTTCATTAATATCAGATAGCCGATCCGAGACACCTGCGATATCTGAACGTGCTGGCACTCCCAGTCTACCGCTGGACAAAGACGAGAGGGAGGAGTTTCTACGACGGGAGAATGAACTGCAGGATCAGATTTCGGAGAAGGAGTCTCAGACTGTTGCGGCTGAGAAGCAGCTTCGAGAGACCAAGGAGGAGCTGGCCTACCTCAAGGATCACGACAGCAAAGTTGGCAAGGAGAACGAGAAGCTTACTACCGAGGTTAACGAATTCAAGATGCAACTCGAGAGACTCACTTTCGAGAGCAAGGAGGCTCAGATTACCATGGATGCACTGAAGGAGGCCAACTCGGAGCTGACTACCGAACTCGACGATATGAAGCAGCAGCTTCTTGATGTCAAGATGAGCGCCAAGGAAAATGGCGCTGCTCTcgacgagaaggagaagaggaaggctgaGAAGATGGCCAAGATGATGGCTGGCTTCGACTTGGGCGGTGATGTGTTTAGTGAGAACGAGCGCCATATTGCGGAAACTATTGAGAAGGTCGACTCGCTTCACGAGCTCAGCGCAACCGGCGACAACATTGCACCCGACGAGTTTAAGGCACTCCGGGCTCGATTGGTGGAGACACAGGGTATCGTTCGACAAGCTGAGCTGTCCATGTACAGCACCACCTCCAGCGATGCCGACTCAAGACGGCGACAAGAGCTTGAGACTCGCCTCGAGGCCGTCCAGGCCGAGTACGAGGAGATCCTTACCCGCAACCTCGGCCCCGAGGATGTTGAGGAGGTCAAGGCCCGATTAGAGAACGCCTTTGCCAACCGACAGACTGCCCAGTCTGCATTTGTCGACGAACTCAAGGCCGACATTGCCCAGAAGGCAGCCGAGAACACAAGAATGAAGACGCTGATCGACGATCTCCAGCAGCGGGTCAAGGCTGGCGCCACCGCGCCCATGGCCAACGGCAAGACGATCCAGCAGCAGATTGCTGAGTTTGACGTCATGAAGAAGAGTCTCATGCGTGACCTTCAGAACCGATGCGAGCGTGTTGTAGAGCTCGAGATCTCTCTGGATGAGACACGAGAGCAGTATAACAACGTTCTCCGATCGTCAAACAACAGGGCGCaacagaagaagatggcgttCCTCGAGAGGAACCTGGAGCAGCTGACCCAGGTTCAACGCCAGCTAGTCGAGCAGAACTCGGCGCTCAAGAAGGAGGTCGCTATCGCTGAGCGCAAGCTCATTGCTCGAAATGAGCGTATCCAGAGCCTGGAGAGCCTGCTACAGGATAGTCAGGAGAAGATGGCTGCTGCGAACCACAA GTTCGAGGTTCAGCTTGCTGCCGTCAAGGAGCGTCTTGAGCTTGCCAAGGCTGGCAGCACTCGTGGTCTTAACTCGCCAGGTGGCTTTAGCTTCGCCAACGCTGGTAGCAGGATCGCTAAGCCTCTCCGTGGAGGCGGCGGCAGCAATGACGCTGCCCCCATTCCTACGATTCAGAACCTTCAGGGCCAAAACGAGGGAAACACCAGCAGCGGTAGCAGCAGCAAGCGCGCTAGTTGGTTTTTCACCAAGTCATAG
- a CDS encoding hypothetical protein (BUSCO:23784at5125), whose product MSTQFRSAGRLAQLAGHVNGARQFSTRPALRKELQDAYILSAARTPTAKFNGSFLSLSAPKLGAVAIKSALEKSKVPVEKITDVYMGNVLQGSVGQAPARQAAIFAGLPKEVEATTINKVCASGLKAVTLAAQNIQMGLSEAQIAGGMENMSQVPYYVSRASGLPAFGHVKMEDGLIKDGLTDVYDQFHMGNCAENTVKNHNITREQQDEYAIQSYRNAQKAWEEKAFADEIAPVTVKSRKGETVIDTDEGFKDVKFDKVPTLKPAFVRDGSGTVTAANSSTLNDGASALVLGSKAIAQQYGSGSRVLAKICGYADAATAPIDFPVAPAKAVPIALERAGITKDQVAIWEFNEAFASVILANSKILGLEGAKVNPLGGAISLGHALGSSGSRILTTLLHQLKPGEYGVAAICNGGGAATALVVQRVESV is encoded by the exons ATGTCTACACAATTTAGATCCGCTGGCCGGCTGGCCCAGCTTGCTGGACATGTGAATGGCGCACGACAGTTCTCTACGCGGCCAGCTCTGCGCAAGGAACTTCAAGATGCCTATATTCTAAGCGCTGCCCGAACTCCCACTGCAAAG TTCAATGGCTCGTTCCTATCATTGTCAGCTCCCAAGCTTGGCGCTGTTGCTATCAAGTCCGCTCTAGAAAAGTCAAAGGTCCCCGTCGAGAAGATCACCGATGTGTATATGGGCAACGTCCTCCAGGGCTCCGTCGGCCAAGCGCCTGCGCGACAGGCTGCCATCTTCGCTGGTCTACCCAAGGAAGTTGAGGCGACAACTATTAACAAGGTCTGCGCATCTGGACTTAAGGCCGTTACTTTGGCTGCTCAGAACATCCAAATGGGTCTCTCCGAGGCTCAGATCGCCGGTGGAATGGAGAATATGTCCCAAGTCCCATACTATGTGTCGCGCGCCAGCGGTCTTCCTGCCTTCGGCCACGTCAAGATGGAGGATGGCCTTATCAAGGATGGTTTGACCGACGTGTACGACCAATTCCACATGGGCAACTGCGCCGAGAACACAGTCAAAAACCACAACATTACCCGAGAGCAGCAAGACGAGTACGCCATTCAGTCATACCGCAACGCCCAAAAGGCTTGGGAGGAGAAGGCATTTGCCGACGAGATCGCGCCTGTTACTGTCAAGTCGCGCAAGGGAGAGACTGTTATCGACACTGATGAAGGCTTCAAGGATGTCAAGTTCGACAAGGTGCCCACGCTTAAGCCTGCTTTCGTTCGTGATGGAAGCGGCACTGTCACTGCCGCCAACTCTTCGACCCTTAACGACGGTGCCAGCGCTCTTGTTCTGGGAAGCAAGGCTATTGCCCAGCAGTACGGTTCAGGCTCCCGAGTCCTGGCCAAGATCTGTGGTTACGCTGATGCCGCTACTGCGCCCATTGACTTCCCTGTAGCTCCCGCCAAGGCCGTCCCCATCGCTCTCGAGCGTGCTGGTATCACCAAGGACCAGGTTGCCATTTGGGAATTCAACGAGGCTTTTGCCAGCGTTATCCTGGCCAACTCCAAGattcttggtcttgagggcgCCAAGGTCAATCCTCTGGGAGGTGCCATCTCGCTAGGTCATGCTCTTGGTAGCTCTGGCTCACGAATCCTTACtactcttcttcatcaacttAAGCCTGGTGAGTATGGTGTTGCTGCTATTTGCAACGGTGGTGGTGCTGCGACTGCCCTTGTTGTGCAGCGTGTTGAGTCTGTATAA
- a CDS encoding hypothetical protein (BUSCO:31881at5125): MPLVLDFLTQIRNLIRSQNGDELRAWLQVEPNSPQQYHNLAAELRSQFRQQGLDNIIEKSLPQEDDVPEGQATVWPGFIAFMKDYMAFWRDVNYDDLLGAHQLLSGLVNSCSTAFAHPTYGAMLLKTSMSLSETLARLTMSLNRQPELARRLRAVDEDKTIAESSAEIIQKIFTTCLTDRSSGRYDRPEGKKIGVYMFANLVLKLLFACRRTHLAKMIFVNINTISPPLSLYPAAQRVTFLYYLGRFNFSNHHYLRAALCLEQAYLQTPSQLVSHRTNILTYLIPCNILLGRFPSQVLLQRQECKDLTPVFLPICQAIRCGNFIQFQHHLAQHETWLFEKGLLLTLGNRLRPLLWRSLSRKTFLLTYIPPTDASSRKAATLDLADLHTVAMYLQRRLEGWVPAGPNGHNQSQNVNPLLMKALGNNAQNPEGDSTLAPPPGGPKSLRPNEGMIWGNAEVTSEDVEMTTATLVQQGLMHGFIAHGSGRFAIIGAKAKGSPVLAGWPNVWHAVRDRRYDEDFDPDEVPGWVK, translated from the exons ATGCCTTTAGTCCTCGACTTCCTTACTCAAATCCGTAATCTTATCCGCTCTCAGAATGGCGATGAGCTCCGCGCCTGGCTGCAGGTAGAGCCCAACTCACCACAACAATACCACAACCTCGCGGCTGAGCTGCGGTCTCAATTCCGCCAGCAGGGCCTCGATAATATCATCGAAAAGTCATTGCCTCAGGAAGATGACGTCCCCGAGGGTCAAGCGACCGTGTGGCCAGGCTTTATCGCCTTTATGAAAGATTACATGGCTTTCTGGCGCGACGTGAACTATGATGATTTACTAGGCGCGCATCAGTTGCTGAGTGGCCTTGTCAA CTCATGCTCAACTGCTTTTGCCCATCCTACATATGGAGCCATGCTTCTCAAGACAAGCATGTCTTTGTCAGAAACTCTCGCTCGCCTCACAATGTCTCTCAACAGACAGCCTGAGTTGGCGCGTCGACTACGTGCCGTCGACGAAGACAAGACTATTGCAGAGTCATCAGCAGAGATCATCCAAAAGATCTTTACCACTTGTTTGACAGACCGATCCAGTGGTCGCTATGATCGACCCGAAGGCAAGAAAATCGGTGTCTACATGTTTGCCAACCTCGTACTCAAGCTCTTGTTCGCA TGTCGGAGAACGCATCTCGCAAAGATGATATTTGTCAACATTAATACCATCTCTCCGCCTCTATCACTCTACCCAGCTGCCCAGCGCGTTACATTTCTGTACTACCTAGGTCGCTTCAACTTCTCAAACCACCACTATCTGCGCGCAGCGCTGTGTCTTGAACAGGCATATCTCCAAACTCCCTCGCAATTGGTTTCCCACCGAACCAATATCCTCACTTACTTGATCCCTTGCAACATTCTATTGGGTCGTTTCCCGTCACAGGTGTTGCTCCAGCGTCAGGAATGCAAAGATTTGACACCTGTATTCCTCCCCATCTGCCAGGCTATCAGATGCGGCAACTTTATCCAGTTCCAACATCACTTAGCACAACATGAAACATGGCTCTTCGAGAAAGGCCTCCTCTTGACACTGGGCAACCGCTTACGGCCACTGCTTTGGCGGTCATTGAGTAGAAAAACGTTCCTTCTCACGTATATTCCTCCCACCGATGCATCATCACGCAAGGCTGCCACTCTTGACCTCGCCGACCTGCACACAGTTGCTATGTATCTTCAACGTCGCCTCGAAGGGTGGGTACCGGCAGGGCCCAACGGCCACAATCAATCTCAGAACGTTAACCCCCTTCTGATGAAGGCTCTGGGGAACAATGCGCAGAATCCTGAAGGTGACTCCACGCTAGCCCCGCCACCTGGAGGCCCCAAATCCCTCCGACCCAACGAGGGTATGATATGGGGCAACGCAGAGGTCACATCCGAAGACGTGGAGATGACGACTGCGACGCTCGTGCAGCAGGGTTTGATGCACGGATTCATTGCTCACGGATCAGGACGGTTCGCTATCATCGgcgccaaggccaagggcaGCCCTGTGCTCGCTGGTTGGCCTAACGTGTGGCACGCAGTTCGGGACAGGAGATACGATGAGGATTTCGATCCTGACGAGGTACCTGGATGGGTGAAGTAG
- the UBC2 gene encoding Ubiquitin-conjugating enzyme E2 2 (BUSCO:52443at5125) yields the protein MSTAARRRLMRDFKRMQTDPPAGVSASPVPDNVMTWNAVIIGPADTPFEDGTFRLVMQFEEQYPNKPPQVKFISEMFHPNVYATGELCLDILQNRWSPTYDVAAVLTSIQSLLNDPNTGSPANVEASNLYKDNRKEYTKRVRETVEKSWED from the exons ATGTCTACCGCCGCTCGCCGCCGTCTCATGCGAGACTTCAAG CGCATGCAAACTGACCCCCCAGCTGGTGTTTCTGCTTCCCCTGTACCAGATAATGTCATGACCTG GAACGCCGTGATTATCGGCCCCGCTGACACCCCATTTGAAGACGGCACCTTTCGACTGGTGATGCAGTTCGAAGAACAATACCCAAACAAGCCCCCTCAAGTCAAGTTCATCAGCGAGATGTTCCACCCCAACGTCTACGCCACGGGAGAGCTCTGCCTGGACATTCTTCAGAACCGATGGAGTCCCACTTACGATGTCGCCGCCGTCTTGACCAGTATCCAAAG TTTACTCAACGACCCCAACACTGGTTCGCCTGCGAATGTCGAAGCCTCCAATCTATACAAGGACAACAGGAAGGAATACACTAAGCGTGTCAGGGAGACGGTGGAGAAAAGTTGGGAAGACTGA
- a CDS encoding hypothetical protein (SECRETED:SignalP(1-21)~CAZy:GH132), which translates to MRLINLSAALVGALSAPSIVAGKSHGHRHGQHSAFESRPLQKRGGQCQFPTDDPNMVAVTPDAKNAGWALSPDQECKPGSYCPFACKPGMVMNQWDPDSTYEYPSSMDGGLYCNKDGEIEQPFEGKPNCVSGTGSVEAVNKCGSTMSWCQTVLPGNEAMLIPTVVSSSATLAVPGSSYWCSTAAHFYINPPGTGEEGCIWGTEDKPIGNWSPYVAGANTESNGQTFVKIGWNPIWEDSALKSTLPDFGVEIQCPDGGCTGLPCKIDPTKGKGNVGSELSAKGAGGSAFCVVTVQKGSTAQIVAFSTSGGGSGSGDDDEDSDDSESSTAEAEPSSTAEVEPTTSEEAEVSTTEEPSTTAEPTTSAAPTTSAQPTTTSAAETTSTPAETTTEQLSTSVAETTSEEPTSTSFTSASSKTKTKAQKATSTTYSRKIYPTVKPGIFRENGTTTYTGSETEETAAATETDSVVAPTETKDSGAGRDQGNAALAGLVVAFIAAACFF; encoded by the exons ATGAGACTCATCAACCTTTCGGCTGCCCTTGTGGGTGCCCTATCCGCACCTTCAATCGTCGCTGGCAAGTCACATGGCCACCGCCATGGTCAACATTCTGCCTTTGAGTCTCGTCCTCTCCAAAAGCGAGGAGGACAATGCCAGTTTCCTACCGATGACCCCAACATGGTCGCCGTCACTCCTGATGCGAAGAATGCTGGTTGGGCCCTTAGCCCTGATCAAGAGTGCAAGCCCGGAAGCTACTGTCCCTTTGCCTGCAAGCCCGGTATGGTTATGAACCAATGGGATCCGGATTCCACCTACGAGTATCCCTCTTCTATG GACGGAGGTCTCTACTGTAACAAGGATGGTGAAATTGAGCAGCCTTTTGAGGGCAAGCCTAACTGTGTCTCTGGCACTGGCTCTGTCGAGGCTGTCAACAAGTGTGGTTCTACAATGTCTTGGTGCCAGACTGTCCTGCCTGGTAACGAGGCCATGCTTATCCCTACTGTTGTTTCTTCTAGTGCAACTCTGGCTGTTCCCGGATCTTCCTACTGGTGCTCCACCGCTGCTCA CTTCTACATCAACCCCCCTGGTACTGGCGAGGAGGGCTGCATCTGGGGTACTGAAGACAAGCCTATTGGCAACTGGAGCCCTTATGTTGCTGGTGCCAACACTGAGTCAAATGGCCAGACTTTTGTCAAGATTGGCTGGAACCCTATCTGGGAGGACTCCGCCTTGAAGAGCACACTCCCCGACTTTGGTGTTGAGATCCAGTGCCCTGACGGTGGCTGCACCGGTCTGCCTTGCAAGATCGACCCTACCAAGGGCAAGGGGAACGTTGGCAGTGAGCTTTCTGCCAAGGGCGCTGGTGGCTCAGCCTTCTGCGTCGTCACTGTGCAGAAGGGTTCAACTGCCCAGATCGTCGCTTTCTCTACCAGCGGCGGCGGTTCAGGATctggcgatgatgacgaggattcCGATGATTCTGAGTCTTCTACTGCCGAGGCCGAGCCCTCCAGCACCGCTGAGGTCGAGCCAACCACTTCTGAGGAAGCTGAGGTTAGCACTACCGAGGAGCCTTCAACTACCGCAGAGCCTACCACTTCTGCCGCTCCTACTACCTCCGCTCAGCCCACAACCACCAGCGCAGCTGAGACAACCTCTACTCCCGCGGAGACCACCACTGAGCAGTTGTCGACTTCTGTTGCCGAGACTACTTCTGAGGAGCCAACTTCAACCAGCTTCACGTCCGCTTCATCCAAGACTAAGACCAAGGCGCAAAAGGCCACCTCGACCACATACTCCAGAAAGATCTACCCTACCGTCAAGCCTGGTATCTTCCGTGAGAATGGAACCACCACTTACACCGGCTCCGAGACCGAGGAGACTGCTGCCGCTACCGAGACAGACTCTGTAGTTGCTCCCACTGAGACCAAGGACAGTGGAGCTGGTCGCGACCAGGGCAATGCTGCTCTTGCCGGCCTCGTCGTTGCTTTCATCGCTGCCGCCTGTTTCTTCTAA